The nucleotide sequence CCATAAAGCAGATAACGAAATCAGGACATGTACCCAGTGCTGATCAACAAACTAGGAGGCACCAACTTGGTAAGTGTGATGTGAAAACAACAAAGATGGATTACTAGGAACACATCCAACATCACATAATTTTAGTTTCAACTTCCAGCTATAAAATCAGTGGTTAAGTAAATTTATAAATACTTTAACCCAACTGGTTTGCACAAATCTCTCATTTCGGACCATAAAGTATTAATTAGAACCAAGAGGATTTCAATTCCGATGATAGTCTATTCTCCCTTTCCCAATGATGTGGAGATGGTCAAAACCAGAATGTTGTAAGATATATGGCCCTATCAGCACATGCAAGCACATTGCTATGCTGGACATTTAAGATACTGAATAGTTGATTAAAAAATAGCAAATGCATTTTGCACTAAACAAAGAAAAACTTTATATATAAATGCTGTTAATTTCCTTTTATTGGATGTGTCATTTTTTGATATCCAAGAAATGATAAAATGACATCAAAACTatgaactgtcacggacaaaactataaacagggggtttaatgtaatgctcatgtatgtccgtgtcttttggtttgttcacgcTTTGCGCAACATGTagcgggacggtcgaaggcttaacaaccctattttagttgggtttggtagtcgttttaggcttgtaaataaatattatgtcatgtgaacatttgtgagagatctcggtctataatggatcattttggatcctttgttgtgcgatcgttcagagcttgtgaagtctgtttgtaatttgtattggttATGGAGTATTTTCttgaatgtttgcttgtgaatctcgagtgaggcgttttctctaacctgttttctttttgtaggtcctaagggaccatgggaggtttcgaggggattgacctttgcggacggacatgcaaaggtgccgcacgacttaggcaaaaccagttaagttcgTGACAGAACGGAAACTTCATCCATCAAATTAGCCCTTCGAAAGGACTAGAGGCAACAGCTTGACGTGTACCTTTAGCTGCAAGGCCCTCATCTTGCTGTTGAGAACAGGAAATTTTCATCCCATTTACTATCGCAACTAACAAACAACATTTGTATTTATCCTAGTTAGAGAAAATctacataaaaaatgaaaactagaGGACtggaaaaagcaaaaaaaaaagtcatcaacCTTCAAGCTCAGAGTCCGAGGAGTCAATTTCAATATGTGTTGACTCGTCCATAGCACCACTGTTATTTCCTTTGAGTGATCCTGCATGCAAAAGGTTGCTTTAGAAAGTGTCCAAGCACAAGAAGCTCATCTCAATCAAGGCAGAGTCCAAGTTAATGAATATTCTCACAGGTCAAGGATCATAGTACAACTCCAAGTAGAAGGTAGTCATATACGTACAAAGGATCTTCCAGTAAGAGAAACTACACAATACATAATCACGTCATGATAGATTTCATATTAAGGAATTGACCAAAGCATACAGTGACAAGGGCCACAAGGAGGAAGGGGTGTGCATATCTGTACTCCAGACTGTTATTATGCTGGAAAATTTTACTTTTTCTTTAAGAAATATAACAGCACAAAAAGCCAAAGGAAGATTCTTGCAAGGCTACCTTCTCAAGATGACAAGGAATACATTGACTTCTCAGTTAAAGTGGTTTCATTACAGAGATAATAGTTTAATTATATAGAGAAATAAGTAAAACAATTGTATCCTTTCATCAAGAAGACAATGGAACATCAACCCATTATTTAGCTAACAGTGGCTATCAACTTACAAATAACAAGGTACTAACACTGAAGAATGCAGACAGGAAGTCAGCTAGCTTATGAGATATAACAAATCATAGAGATAAAGCACAAGGTTTAATAGTTCTCGACGACCAACCACTGGACGAAAAGGAAATAATAGACTTAGGTTTAATAGTTCTTCCAACATAACCTGATTCGGAAGCAAGCATACGTAAAAATCGGATCGGATTGCTTCAATCTTGCTTCAAAATATGACCAAGAAAAGTACGAAAAGGAAAATGTCCGACCTTGCTTCAAAGGCGCAGCAGCCTTCCCTCTCGGGAGGGGAGACCCATTTCCCCCTTTCTCTGCCATCGATGTAGAAAGAGAAAGGGATTCTTCTCCGGCTAAGAAATAGCGCTCGATCTGATCTCGGAGATGAGGGCTCAACCAATGCGGCGAAGGATCCGAATCGAATCGAAGACCGGTGAAGAGCGACTCCTCAAAACCGTAGGGCTCACTTCCGACACCTGCGTCCACCGTGAGATGAGACAGGCGAGGCTTCCAACGATAACagagcgatatatatatatatatatatatatatatatatatatatatatatatatatatatatatatatatatatatatatatatatatatatacacggttaaaaataattaaaaatacatTCATGTAATTTAAGTTTCACAGTGAAATCAGTCAAACTTGTTAAACCAAATCGGTCAACGAGGCTACAGTATTTCTATCATTAaactaaaaaaatactatatcaaTATTAATTAACTTAAATTCTCGTAAATATTAATTATTAACATTATTATATGTATTAAATATTCACAAAATATTTCATTCAGATCTTGAACggaaattaagaatattttgatatatttcaaaacAAAAGGATGGCAAATCCTTTTTTTTACATGATAAACAATAATAAAATTCTAATTTTTTCACTTTGTCTTAAATTTAgatgtatatattttataaaaatattataatattaataattatttGTTATGAAGGAATGTTAGTAAAGTCAAATCGTGTCATACTATCAACTATCTTTCATATGCTCATATTCTCGTAACACGTTTGTTAAAATTAATCTTTGTCATCGTTTATAGGACTCTTTTGTCATCGAAGATAAGCGATGAAGCAAAGGAGGCGTGAATTGTAAATTTATGGAACGAGGGCAATCGTCGGTTtaacagaaataaaaataaaataatattttcacaCGAATATTAtgtgaaaatttttaaaaattaaaaatattatataaaagttttttaaaattattttttttcgaaAATTCACCTATAAATCATTCAGTGAAATCATACCAAGCAGTTGTCAGATACCACTGCAGAATTCTCTGCTCTGTGATAAGATTCTTCATGCAACCCAACaactaaaatataatatattggtTGTCACTGCTACAAGTTTATCTTTCAATCACAGTCTATCTGATAAGGACATATTAACTCCTAATCTCCATCTTTTTTGGTTTCTTGTACTTATTTGTAGCTATCTACCTTATTACATCTTCACTTCATGTGTTATTAATTAGTCTCAAATCTTATCAAACATGCAGTCAAACCACCATAGAAGCATAGATTTCTACTCCCACTAATTTAATCTGCCCTGTAGCAACATTATCTTGTGCTTAATCAAGATATATGAATGTCAAGATGATCAAATTTCAAAAGCAATTATCTCCAACACAAACACATCTGCAAATCTAATTGCCAATGCACACACAGTTGGTAAAATGATGTGCTATTCTGCATGCAGACAAATGGTGCAGTGAACATGAAAAGGAAATCTTTTGACACAATGCACTGAGAGCTTTCTGTCTTGACTTGAACTGCAGGGGAGAAAGCATTCATCACAGGAAAAGAGCCCTGCAACTCTCACTGTCACTGGAAGAAGCTGTGACTTTGCAGGTGCATGGCCACCAAATCACCACCATTCATGGTGCTTTAAGAGCCACATGGATGAAGATCTGAAGCACCTGAGCTCAGGATCATGAGCCATTatgaagagggagaggggaattAGGTCAGACCATTGGTTGGCATGCTTGCTTCCACATAAGAACATGCCTTTTTGCTGGACTCTTCCATGATCACCATGACCTTTCCTTCACTTCATTTGTATTGAGGCCTCGAGCTGAAGAATGTTGTGTGGCTCAACTGGCAATAAGCATCCCTTGCAAATTAATGTACATAGTAAAGAGAGTTGAATTTTTTGTTTGGTTACTTAAGTGATTAGATTCCAAGTTATATATTAACATTCTTTTAATCTCAATACCATTCAATATTGAATGATTTATCCATACATACGTTGGAGATTATATGTcagatattaaaatattttatttttataatattaattatatattatctcatctAGTTAGTTATTTTTAGCATCTCGATCTGTacacttaaaaaaaattatattgacatcattataattacgaaagtaaaatatctaaatatatttatcataaatataatacTTATATAGTTATAATGTTAGGATAAATgggtttaaatattttatttttataattataagaatataaatataatttttaagatataaaaaataattaactaaaaaatatatatataattagcatCACATAGGATGATCAAAATCTGGAAAGGTGGAGCCCTTGCAATTTAAGGTGGAGTCACATGAATCTTAACCCAAAGCAATGTGGTTGAGTCaaccacaaaaaaagaaaagcttcGAGATTAAGGCTGTGTGCATAGAAGCCAACAAAAGGAGCTCATTTACCTCTTGCGACTGCCCCCACAGTGAACTGTGAATGCTATGCCACTTTGCCTCTCTTTTACCTCGCACTATAAATACCTTCGCTTTCTGTTCCGCCTCCTGTGGTGTCTCCCTGCCCTGCTTGCCCTTCTCCGCCGGCTGATCCTGGATTGCCCTGGGTCATCGAGATCTCGCCGGGATCCGTGTCGCCGACGACCCGAACCTGGCCGGAAATTGCCGTCGATCTCGCCGGAACCATGGCTTCCGGCAGATTCATGGCCTACTCCCCTTCTCCCTCCACCGCACCGCACTCCCCCCACATCCCTGGCATCCGCTCCGCCACCGGAGCCTTCGCCGAGCAGGAGAAGTAGGGCGCCTCCTTTTCCTCTCAAAATCCCGGCTTTTGTTGGAAAATGGTTGCTCCTGACCTTGTTTGGTCTTCGATCGTCTCCTTTTTCTTGTTTCATCGACGATCCATCCATAGCCTCGAACTTCCTCTTTCTTTTGTCCTGATCCTTAAGGGCTCCTCTTATGCGGTTTTTGGACGATCGGATATGTCGCTAaccatcttctatatttctccacTCTAAAGCTGAGATCTTTCAGATGCCTTTTACATCCTTGTTTGTGGGTTGGATTCTGGATTATTGTCAAATATGATAAATTTTGTTTATTTCCGTGTCCTAATGTCTATTTACTGAGTTCTACAATTATTTGCATTATTTTCCATGATCCTTCGGATGTCCTTTTTTTGCAAGATCTGTTAATTTCGACTAGGATTATAGTGTAGATTTTCAGTTGACGGGTCATTCTTTTTCTGCATAAAGGAAAGTGTTGAGACTCCCAAGATTGTGACAAAGGGCTAATTGATAATTTGCAGGTATCTCTCAGAGTTACTTGCTGAGCGTCAAAAGCTGAGTCCTTTTGTGCCCGTGCTTCCCCATTGTTATCGTCTACTGAACCAGGGTGAGATTCATAATTTAACTTCAGTAATTTCAGATGCATCAGGATGttgcttttgttcttcttgaGACCTTTCAATCTTCCTTTTCGAAATGCCTTGCTTGTTGCTCTTAAGAGGATTTTGTCTGAACATTCTGATGGTGCATTACCTTATGAGTTTGTTTATTCTGTAGTTCTTTGCATTTCTTTTGGCTTCATTGCATGGAAGGACACAACTGACGAGTCTCGTGTGTTTATCTATTACTAAATTCTCCTTCAAGATCAAAATCAACTAATCAGTAACAAGTTATTGTGTGGTGGTAGATGTCACGCACACACAACCTCACTCGCTCATACGTATTCttacttcattttgcttttagCATCTTTGTCCTTCTTTCATTGCCTAAAAATGCTTTGTCTTCCTGAAAATTTACTTGTCACTAGATCACTTTGCTAGCCTGTTTATAAGTCACTATAATCATTGGCTGTGAGCTGTGACCAAGTTAAGAAAGCCAAGGTTCATTAAGATAACTTAACCAATGCAGAGAATTATTAGAATTGTCTCTTTCAATCATATTAAGTTGTCAATAATCAGTACCTTTTGCAGCAGTAGAACCTCCAATGGGCAGGCCGAAATTACTTTGGGACCTTGGCATGGAAGCATTGAGGTCAGGGATTACTATCATGTTTGACATAAGAGATACTCCCATAGCTTTTTGGACAGTGGCCTCCAAATTGATATGAGATGGCATGGAAGCTTAAGATTCCTTTTAGAATAAAAGCTGCAAGCGTACTGTCGGTAAAAAAAATCTTGCCATGACTATAATAATTGAAAAAGAGCAGATGATGCCTCTTCTATGCTCAGGTGCTTGGGCATATGTTCTCCCAAGGAGGGCATGAACTTCTCTTGTCCTAACACTACTTTGGGAAGGATGTGTTTTACATTTTTGTGCTGTGTGGTCGAAGATCTGTTGGCAAACATATTTTCTAGAGGTATCTTCCTATTCTTCTAGGTTGTTTGGTTCATTATGTTATGGGTTTGTGATTTTGAATGAGAAAATTTTTGCCCTAACTGATTGTTATTATTAGACTGATGATCTTTATTGTAGCAAATAAACATGAGACATTAAACAGTTAACAGATACAAGCATCAGTCTAATTGTCTAAATATTTATATCTGAACATGCAAAAACATAATAGTTAAGCattcattttttataaaaaaaacatgAACTATAGCTGCAAAACAACGATAAAAGAGAAATTATTGAAAACCAGAACTTTTTCACTAAGGGCCATCAAAACTTCTTAAGTTGACTAAAAGCCTAGAAACTTTCTTAAGTTTACTAAAGCCTATGAACTTTTTTTGTAAAGTAGACGATGCCTGCAGATCATCCAATTCTCTAGCTATGTATCTCTAATTCTCAATGGAAGTTCCATacttcaaaaaggaaaaaagcGCCTATGAACTTTCTTAAGTTTACTAAAAGCCCACGGGCATAACTTATGTTATGTTGTTATGATACAAAAATGAATGATCGAAGCATACAAGAAGGCAACCTTAACTATCTACCCTTTGGTCCAATTAATTGAATGACTTTAATCGTCTTAGTTTTTAAGCTCAATAAAAGGTGGAAGTATTAAAAAAAGACCAACTTAATCAACCGTCTGTTCCAACTATTGTGATCATTTCAGCGTCTTAGTTTGTAAATCTTGTCATTGTTTTATGGCTTGCATTGGAATAACTTGTACTCGTTTGATGATTCAATTAAGAATTTGTAGCATGTAACTGACAGTGTTAGTCTGGTTGTATACTGATTGTAAACTAACCATTTGTTTGAGCCATGTCTGTACATTTACTGATTACTAATTTATTAACAAATGCTAACCTATACATTTTATGCTTGAAATTGACATTTTGAAGCAGAGATAATACGTGTTACAATGCTCTTGGGAAATGCATCTCTTTTAGATCAAAGTGGGCTTGAATATGGTAGCCCAATGACTACTGGAGGATTATTTTCAAATGGAGGAGCAAATGATATGAATGGATGGGCATCACCCTTCCAATCTGAAGTATGGATACTAACCATTAACATAATTCCCTTTTTAACTAAATCTGCTGTTTAAAGAAGCATTCTTGATGTTTCATGCTAACTAGAATTGACTTCTTATTTGACTTTTACATCTTGATTTATTTTAACACTTTATTCTAACTTGCTGTTTCCAGTTCTTTGTGTTCTTGAActaatttcagtctctatttcaGAGCTGTATTTATTTATGTTGATTTGGCTGTTACAATCCTGTATGACTACCATAAGTCCATCACATGATGTGTGGACCCTTTTTGTCTTAGGATTGCTAATTCTGGAGGTAGTTAAACTTGTTTGCCTGATGTTGATTTGAATTGTCATTCAATGGTGTTTTGAATTGATCAACAGTCTAATCTCTTCAATAATTATCATGGATTTTATTAATGCATAGTAATTACTCTTGATCGGTGTAGCTTGATCCTCTGGATTCCTCCTGCAAGCCTTGTAGCAAAATATTAGTCTCCAAAATGTGCTTAAGGCTTCTTATTGATTTTGCATAAATGCCATTTCAAACTTGAAAGTcacataataaattaatattcatTATGGAGAAGCTATTGtctaaatttatttatattatgcaATATCTTACAGAAATAGATTTTGAAATTTAAATTTGAACTCTTTACCTACTTATTATGTACCGCACTACACTGTTGTCTTTGATCTTCACGCCCATCCAATCTTAAAATCTTTCCACACAAAGGACATATTTTTAATAAACTATGCATCTCCAAATCTGTTATTTCATGTGTATTGTACTTTCTTTCATTTAAACAATTAGATGTAATGTGCAGAGGATGGGACTGGTGCAGCCTTCTTCTGCACATAGTTGGCTTGGCTCTGAAGGTAGCTCCTCAGGTCTTATTGTGAAGAAAACCATCAGGGTTGATATTCCTATAGACAAATTCCCTACCGTAAGTTCTTTCTCTTTGCTCAAGTCTTAGCTTTATTACAACTCAAACCCACAAGGTAGTTCtagttttttcctctttttctcaGTTCAATTTTGTTGGGCGGCTCCTTGGTCCTCGAGGAAACTCCCTAAAGCGAGTGGAGGCAAATACTGATTGTCGTATACTGATTAGAGGGAGAGGAAGCATCAAAGATCCCACCAAGGTAAACCATGGTTACATATTTATGTATCTGATTTTGCAATAATCCATGGTTACGTAGATGTGTATCTGCCTCATCAACTGATCACCACTCCAAGGTTCCAAATATATGGAAAGGAACATTTTATGTATTAGAAAGATAAGTTCCATAGTCAGTTTTGACCTTGATATCATGTTAAATTGTTCTTTTGGATTGTTCGTGTAAATATTATCGTTCAACAAGTTTAGAAGGTATGGTTATATGAGGAGACTGACTGATTCTCTTATCATATCTGATGAATACTACTCAACTGAGTTTTCATAAAAATGGCAAGATTTAACATCCAGAGCTTAGTTGTAAATTTTCATCTTTATACTGTCCCTTTGTTcatgttctttttcttgtttgtgtCATATGAATGAGATGCTACATCATGTTCTGCATCTTATTAACCTGTTCTGGTATCCATTTGAAGTTTATGTCTGTTCTTTATTCTTCTCTGCCTGTGCCAATTACCTTGGGCTCAGTATCCTGTTTGGTCAAGACTGTAACCTTGCAACTTGAATTGTCTATATTTGACTGCTACTATTTCGGTGATAATTTCTGTAAGAGAAGGTTATTAGTGGGAAACCAGCATATGGACATTTGAATGTCTTGCTTAGTATGGAATCTACAAATGTATGACTGTTCTGTTTGTGCTACTTGTAGGAGGATATGATGAGAGGAAAACCAGGATATGAACATTTGAACGAGCCACTTCATATACTGGTAGAGGCTGAACTGCCAGCAGAAATTGTTGACACTCGTCTGATGCAAGCTCGTGAAATCCTTGAAGATTTGTTAAAACCCGTGGTATATTATTTCCCATCCCAAATTTGAGTTTACTTGACATCCTAAGAGTTTTGCATATCCTTTTTCATTTCTCTCTATCTTTTCTTTTATTCAGGAGGAGTCACAAGATTTCTTTAAGAAGCAGCAGCTTCGAGAGCTTGCCATGATCAATGGCACACTACGCGAGGAAGGGGGGCACATGTCCGGTTCCGTCTCCCCCTTCCACAGTAGTCTCAGTATGAAGAGAGCAAAGACAAGGGAGTAACATGTTTGCCGATTGGTAGGTCCTCTATGTGGGGCCATATTCTACCTGCCTGCGGCAGCTAGTTTATGTTGGGATTGCTTGCCAGCAAGCAATGCATCCCCATCGGAGGCGCTGGCACCAAGGTCGGTTCTAGCTCACTTCGTCGGTGTGTTTTTCTTCAGTTGGTGGGTTTGGTGATAATTATGCAATACCTAATGTGAGAATGTGTCGCTTAGCAAGTTGGGAAACTAGGGTATGTCATTGCATGTGCTTTACTGCCATGCATGAATTAAGGGGAAATCATAGATGAGTACATTGGTTCTGAATAATCTGAGTGTGTCCTCAAAATGCTTTTGTAGTATTCTGTATGCATGGTTTTATCTTATCGAAGACTCTGGTAACggcaatatataaattatttcgtTAGCTACAAAACCTGATTTAGTTCGAACTTGTCCCATTCTAGATTCTGGTGACATGATCTATTATGGATGCCATAGATAAAGTTTACACCAAGAATCTCTCAGGAGTAGTTTGTTATGCTTAATTGTTGGTGATCCATAATCTGCCTTTGGTATCTGGAGATTATTGTTGTAATCGTACAGTCAGGAATTCTATGAATCTGATGCCATTGAGATCTCCATTGTTTGACTTGCCTTTGTGATTAACATTATATCATCACACCATTGTCCAACAAATGGAATGTGCCTGTGGATGCTACTATAGTTGGATTATTCTTTACATGTTGTTGATTCAAAGATTAACGATTGTGTGTGCTACATTTggttcatatttatcatggaatgcAATCCAATATTGCTTCTAGCAGTTGGTAGAGATTTTGATTTTATAATAGCAAGATGTTGGAGTCGAAGTTCAAAGAATTTTTTTAGGTTGATTCAAATTTAtgcttatatttaaaaataaaaaataatattattaatattttattctaacttattatgataattttgattataattttaggTAAAAATAATGGAAGCATTTTAGAAGGGAAATTCGGTTAATGCGAATAAAAAATTGAGTTTTAAGGGATAAATgcgaataaaagaaaataaaaaaaacacattTATGGAATATTAGAAAAAGAACAGAAAGTCCAGCTCGCAAAATAATCAACGGTTCTG is from Musa acuminata AAA Group cultivar baxijiao chromosome BXJ3-8, Cavendish_Baxijiao_AAA, whole genome shotgun sequence and encodes:
- the LOC135644016 gene encoding KH domain-containing protein At5g56140-like isoform X2 gives rise to the protein MASGRFMAYSPSPSTAPHSPHIPGIRSATGAFAEQEKYLSELLAERQKLSPFVPVLPHCYRLLNQEIIRVTMLLGNASLLDQSGLEYGSPMTTGGLFSNGGANDMNGWASPFQSERMGLVQPSSAHSWLGSEGSSSGLIVKKTIRVDIPIDKFPTFNFVGRLLGPRGNSLKRVEANTDCRILIRGRGSIKDPTKEDMMRGKPGYEHLNEPLHILVEAELPAEIVDTRLMQAREILEDLLKPVEESQDFFKKQQLRELAMINGTLREEGGHMSGSVSPFHSSLSMKRAKTRE
- the LOC135644016 gene encoding KH domain-containing protein At5g56140-like isoform X1, with translation MASGRFMAYSPSPSTAPHSPHIPGIRSATGAFAEQEKYLSELLAERQKLSPFVPVLPHCYRLLNQAEIIRVTMLLGNASLLDQSGLEYGSPMTTGGLFSNGGANDMNGWASPFQSERMGLVQPSSAHSWLGSEGSSSGLIVKKTIRVDIPIDKFPTFNFVGRLLGPRGNSLKRVEANTDCRILIRGRGSIKDPTKEDMMRGKPGYEHLNEPLHILVEAELPAEIVDTRLMQAREILEDLLKPVEESQDFFKKQQLRELAMINGTLREEGGHMSGSVSPFHSSLSMKRAKTRE
- the LOC135644016 gene encoding KH domain-containing protein At5g56140-like isoform X4, whose product is MLRCLGICSPKEGMNFSCPNTTLGRMCFTFLCCVVEDLLANIFSREIIRVTMLLGNASLLDQSGLEYGSPMTTGGLFSNGGANDMNGWASPFQSERMGLVQPSSAHSWLGSEGSSSGLIVKKTIRVDIPIDKFPTFNFVGRLLGPRGNSLKRVEANTDCRILIRGRGSIKDPTKEDMMRGKPGYEHLNEPLHILVEAELPAEIVDTRLMQAREILEDLLKPVEESQDFFKKQQLRELAMINGTLREEGGHMSGSVSPFHSSLSMKRAKTRE
- the LOC135644016 gene encoding KH domain-containing protein At5g56140-like isoform X3: MLRCLGICSPKEGMNFSCPNTTLGRMCFTFLCCVVEDLLANIFSRAEIIRVTMLLGNASLLDQSGLEYGSPMTTGGLFSNGGANDMNGWASPFQSERMGLVQPSSAHSWLGSEGSSSGLIVKKTIRVDIPIDKFPTFNFVGRLLGPRGNSLKRVEANTDCRILIRGRGSIKDPTKEDMMRGKPGYEHLNEPLHILVEAELPAEIVDTRLMQAREILEDLLKPVEESQDFFKKQQLRELAMINGTLREEGGHMSGSVSPFHSSLSMKRAKTRE